In Runella sp. SP2, the genomic window TGACTGGCTGCGTCGGGAAATGCTAAGTCCAGACGGCGGGTTTTATTCGGCCTTAGATGCTGATAGTGAGGGAGTAGAAGGGAAGTTTTATACTTGGACACAGGCCGAATTGCAATCAATTTTAGGCGACGATTTTGAATGGTTTTCCAAATTATATTCTATTCGTGCCGCAGGAAACTGGGAACACGGCTACAATCATTTGCACTTGACTCCTCAGGCAGACTGGAACCTAGTTTTTACTGAAAAGTACAGCGCGGCGCTGGACAAGCTTTTTGAAGTTCGAGAAAAAAGGGTGCGTCCTGGATTGGACGATAAAATTTTGGCCTCATGGAATGGCTTGACATTGAAGGGGTTGACGGATGCGTATCGTACCTTTGGGGATGAACAATTTAGAGAATTGGCGTTGCAAAATGCGACCTTCCTCAAAACCAAAATGACCAACGAAAACCACCGCCTTTGGCACAGTTACAAAGCAGGAAAAGCCACGATTGTTGGATTTTTGGAAGATTACGCCTCGGTGATTGATGCGTACCTTGGGGTGTATCAAATTACGTTTGAAGAAGAATGGCTCGACGAAGCCCTAAAATTGACCGCTTATACGATTGAACATTTGTACGATGAAGAAGATGAGCTTTTTTATTTTACTGATAGCTCATCAGACGAATTGATTGCCCGTAAAAAGGAAATTTTTGACAACGTTATTCCTGCCTCTAACTCGCTTATGGCACATAATCTTTACGTTTTAGGGATGCTCGTGAGCTATGATGAGTATATTGAATTGGCCGATTGGATGTTGTCAAAATTGAAACGTTCGATGATGACCGATGTACAATGGGTGACAAACTGGGCGGCACTATACGTGATGCGCGTACAACCTACCGCCGAAGTAGTACTGGTTGGCCCAGAAATAGACGCTTTTAGAAAAGAAATAGAGACAACTTTTTGGCCAAATAAGATTGTTGTCGGGGCCAAAACTACCTCAGACTTACCACTTTTGGAAGGACGGTTGTCTTCGACGGATACCACAACGGTATATGTTTGTTTTAACAAAACGTGCCA contains:
- a CDS encoding thioredoxin domain-containing protein, giving the protein MPNRLIEETSPYLLQHAHNPVEWYPWGEEALTKARIEDKPIIVSIGYSACHWCHVMERESFENEQVAAVMNAGYVCIKVDREERPDVDSIYMDALHAMGGRGGWPLNVFLTPEAKPFYGMTYMPPRNWVNLLNSVQNAFVNHRDELEKSAAGFVENMLMKESNKYHLDGSTTEFRQEDLDEMFEHIKQNFDLEKGGMERAPKFPMPSIYKFLLRYYALSKNPEALRQIELSLNRIALGGIYDHVGGGWARYSVDEDWFIPHFEKMLYDNGQLLSMYSEAYTLTKNELYKRRVYETVDWLRREMLSPDGGFYSALDADSEGVEGKFYTWTQAELQSILGDDFEWFSKLYSIRAAGNWEHGYNHLHLTPQADWNLVFTEKYSAALDKLFEVREKRVRPGLDDKILASWNGLTLKGLTDAYRTFGDEQFRELALQNATFLKTKMTNENHRLWHSYKAGKATIVGFLEDYASVIDAYLGVYQITFEEEWLDEALKLTAYTIEHLYDEEDELFYFTDSSSDELIARKKEIFDNVIPASNSLMAHNLYVLGMLVSYDEYIELADWMLSKLKRSMMTDVQWVTNWAALYVMRVQPTAEVVLVGPEIDAFRKEIETTFWPNKIVVGAKTTSDLPLLEGRLSSTDTTTVYVCFNKTCQLPVHSVEEALQQLAVSN